A stretch of Amycolatopsis balhimycina FH 1894 DNA encodes these proteins:
- a CDS encoding ExeA family protein, producing MIEKMQHFYGFTSTPFGRNLAPGMLHRHAAHGEAVARIGWCVAERRIGVITGEVGAGKTVAVRAALSTLDKSRYTIIYLPNPTVGVRGIHHQVVAALGGQPLVHHATLVPQTADALATEQAERGRTPVLVIDEAHLLDQAQLESIRMLTNHDMDSTSPFACLLVGQPTLRRRMKMGALAALDQRIGLRYAMPPMTPDETGSYLRHHLGLAGRSDTLFSDDAAALIHQTSRGYPRAVNNLALQALVAAFADDKTIVDESSARIAVTEVTAE from the coding sequence ATGATCGAGAAAATGCAGCACTTCTACGGCTTCACCAGCACCCCCTTCGGCCGCAACCTCGCCCCCGGGATGCTGCACCGCCACGCCGCCCACGGCGAAGCCGTCGCCCGCATCGGATGGTGCGTCGCCGAACGCCGCATCGGTGTGATCACCGGCGAAGTCGGCGCCGGCAAAACCGTCGCCGTCCGCGCCGCACTGTCCACCCTGGACAAGTCCCGTTACACGATCATCTACCTGCCCAACCCGACGGTCGGGGTCCGCGGCATCCACCACCAGGTCGTCGCCGCTCTCGGCGGGCAACCGCTGGTTCACCACGCCACCCTTGTCCCGCAGACCGCGGACGCGTTGGCCACCGAGCAAGCCGAACGAGGCCGCACACCTGTCCTCGTGATCGATGAGGCCCACCTGCTCGACCAGGCCCAGCTGGAGTCGATCCGGATGCTCACCAACCACGACATGGACTCCACCAGCCCGTTCGCCTGCCTGCTCGTCGGCCAGCCCACCCTGCGGCGACGGATGAAAATGGGAGCCCTCGCCGCGCTCGACCAGCGCATCGGCCTGCGCTACGCCATGCCACCCATGACCCCGGACGAAACCGGCAGCTACCTGCGCCACCACCTCGGCCTCGCCGGACGCAGCGACACCCTCTTCTCCGACGACGCCGCCGCGCTGATCCACCAAACCAGCCGTGGCTATCCCCGCGCGGTCAACAACCTCGCCCTCCAAGCCCTCGTCGCCGCGTTCGCCGACGACAAGACCATCGTCGACGAATCCTCCGCCCGCATCGCGGTCACCGAGGTCACGGCAGAGTGA
- a CDS encoding CHAT domain-containing protein has translation MHFDGRGVLAGALLSFGQPAGEGVLVFEKPEGGADQVPAERIGQVLADAKVPVVVLNACQSGAVGKQLEAAVATRLLAGGASALVTMAYSVYAVAAAEFMTAFYERLFAGDTVTSAVLAGRARMARRPERPCPKGELPLADWVIPVHYWRREASRTQAGGLLFTTVARH, from the coding sequence GTGCACTTCGACGGCCGTGGTGTGCTGGCCGGTGCGCTGTTGAGCTTCGGTCAGCCGGCGGGTGAGGGTGTGCTGGTGTTCGAGAAGCCCGAGGGTGGGGCCGACCAGGTGCCGGCGGAGCGGATCGGGCAGGTGCTGGCCGATGCCAAGGTGCCGGTGGTTGTCCTCAACGCCTGCCAGTCCGGCGCGGTCGGCAAACAGCTGGAGGCGGCGGTCGCGACCCGGCTTTTGGCCGGTGGTGCGTCGGCGTTGGTGACCATGGCTTACAGCGTGTACGCCGTGGCCGCGGCGGAGTTCATGACCGCGTTCTACGAGCGGTTGTTCGCCGGCGACACGGTCACCAGCGCGGTTCTGGCCGGCCGTGCCCGGATGGCCCGCCGGCCGGAGCGGCCTTGCCCGAAGGGTGAGTTGCCGCTCGCGGACTGGGTCATCCCGGTGCATTACTGGCGCCGTGAGGCGTCGAGGACACAGGCCGGCGGTCTCCTTTTCACGACTGTTGCCCGGCATTGA
- a CDS encoding DUF4231 domain-containing protein, which produces MEFPEAALPALFHSANDLSVSMQRRFLRISALRLIFLVSAAVAGALTVKTRNGSDLAGFATALALVGAIVLEARLVREKPERAWYDGRVVAEAARTLAWRFGMGAHPFPRTLTTREAEQAFVAQLAEMLKSAPPMVLTARVGPVLDPSLQALRDAELRDRRDVYLRDRLADQAAWYAGKSAGNRKAASRWRTALVLTEAAGVTGALLRAVGAVDLDIAGIVAAVAGAGVAWLAVKKYEQLAQSYAYATNELAIVEGRISLATEEGTWATTVAEAEETISREHLAWRASRTTITN; this is translated from the coding sequence ATGGAGTTTCCGGAAGCCGCTCTCCCTGCGCTGTTTCACAGCGCGAACGATCTTTCCGTGAGCATGCAACGGCGATTTCTGCGCATTTCCGCGCTGCGGCTGATCTTCCTGGTTTCGGCCGCGGTCGCCGGTGCGCTGACGGTCAAGACCCGCAACGGATCCGATCTCGCGGGTTTCGCGACCGCTTTGGCGCTCGTCGGCGCGATCGTCCTGGAGGCCCGGCTGGTGCGGGAGAAGCCTGAGCGCGCCTGGTACGACGGGCGTGTCGTGGCCGAGGCCGCCAGAACGCTGGCCTGGCGGTTCGGCATGGGAGCGCACCCGTTCCCCCGGACCCTGACGACGAGGGAGGCCGAGCAGGCCTTCGTCGCCCAGCTCGCCGAAATGCTGAAGAGCGCGCCGCCGATGGTGCTGACGGCGCGTGTCGGACCCGTGCTCGACCCGTCGCTGCAGGCCTTGCGCGACGCGGAGCTACGGGACCGCCGCGACGTGTACCTCCGTGACCGGCTCGCCGACCAAGCCGCTTGGTACGCCGGGAAGTCGGCTGGGAACCGGAAAGCTGCCTCGCGCTGGCGGACTGCGCTCGTCCTCACGGAAGCCGCCGGCGTCACCGGCGCTCTTCTGCGCGCGGTCGGCGCGGTCGACCTCGACATCGCCGGAATAGTCGCGGCGGTGGCGGGCGCCGGTGTCGCCTGGCTGGCCGTGAAGAAGTACGAACAACTGGCGCAGTCGTACGCTTACGCGACGAACGAGCTCGCGATCGTCGAAGGCCGGATCAGCCTCGCGACCGAGGAGGGGACCTGGGCCACGACGGTCGCCGAGGCCGAGGAGACGATAAGCCGGGAGCACTTGGCCTGGCGGGCGTCCCGCACGACGATCACGAACTGA
- a CDS encoding TIR domain-containing protein, giving the protein MKRRTGSGFDAFMSYSHARDRDLAPLLQREVERFATPWYRLRSSRIFRDNANLAASSALWESIEEGLSASKWFILLASPLAAASPWVDKEVGWWLANRSPRRLVIGLTDGEFASADGVSADVLPPALRAIPFTEPRWVDLRPLREAEEIGRRAPRFVDAVADLAAAVREVPKDDLVGAHLRYHRRAMRLFIVGVLGLVVLLATSTVAAVVAVEQRNTAQVQTMNATSRQLVAQAARMEDTQPDLARQLLAEAYRLSPSTQVVGALLNSAKLPVVFPAPGLSRGVVFSPKRDILAIAGDFGVKLQDLNLPRSVAALEGSKSTSAVAFSPDDHLLATGGSDGTVRLFDVQRPESAKLVLRAPIANGGVGVLAFDPRAPVLLVLGGGVLSVLDIADPGKPRLVVQRPDFGGSDAAMALSHDARHLASSGKDSTVNLWDFSDPANPVLASSINGHSNGVTALAFSPDDGTLASGSLDDTARLWNVADPRHAVPYSTMAGPSLGISAVAYAPDGKTLATGAGDGTISLWNVSDPFRVRQQAVLPGHTDGVRVLAFTSDSRYLASGSTDGAAGDQAVGKDNSTVRVWPVAGAVRSAAMAQLPVGTFGPAFSPDGRTLAAGFPTTLWDLRDGARPARLSSVTTFNQGGQTSAFSPDGQVLATGVPALLWDVTDRGKPRSLTPEGRQEDGAKTALFSPDGKVLALAGYVTPLQLWTVSGGKPKLAGEIRRDAVGEGDVAFSPDSSLVTVAAREGLTIWNIRDLAHPERMSTITTSAGIKSAVFAGDSKTLVTGDSAGTVTVWRLSPGSPAQLVSSSSRHGGTVRSLSVYPAGHLLASADDNGSVLVWDITDPAHVDEVADLATGGHRGGQDIAFSPDGRVLAAVGESITTLWNTDAAGILGRNCAVSRPISENDWNHYLPDLPFDPPCE; this is encoded by the coding sequence ATGAAAAGGCGCACCGGGTCGGGCTTCGACGCCTTCATGTCCTACAGCCATGCGCGCGACCGCGACCTGGCTCCGCTCCTGCAACGCGAGGTCGAGCGGTTCGCGACGCCCTGGTACCGGCTGCGGTCGAGCCGGATATTCCGGGACAACGCCAACCTCGCCGCCAGCAGTGCCTTGTGGGAGTCGATCGAAGAAGGGCTGTCCGCCTCGAAGTGGTTCATCCTGCTCGCCTCTCCGCTCGCCGCAGCCTCGCCGTGGGTCGACAAGGAAGTCGGCTGGTGGCTGGCGAACCGTTCGCCGCGCCGGCTCGTCATCGGCTTGACCGACGGGGAGTTCGCCTCCGCCGACGGCGTCTCCGCCGATGTCCTTCCGCCCGCACTGCGCGCCATCCCGTTCACCGAGCCGCGCTGGGTGGACCTCCGCCCGTTGCGCGAGGCCGAGGAAATCGGCAGACGGGCACCGCGCTTCGTCGATGCCGTCGCCGATCTCGCGGCGGCTGTTCGCGAAGTGCCGAAGGACGACCTCGTCGGCGCCCACCTCAGGTACCACCGCCGCGCGATGCGCCTGTTCATCGTCGGCGTACTCGGCCTGGTCGTCCTTCTGGCGACCTCGACCGTGGCCGCGGTTGTCGCAGTAGAGCAGCGGAACACGGCGCAAGTGCAGACGATGAACGCCACGTCGCGGCAGCTCGTTGCCCAGGCGGCCCGGATGGAGGACACCCAGCCCGACCTCGCGCGCCAGTTGCTCGCCGAGGCCTACCGGCTCTCGCCGAGCACGCAGGTCGTCGGTGCGCTGCTGAACAGCGCCAAGCTCCCGGTGGTCTTCCCCGCGCCTGGCTTGTCCCGTGGTGTCGTCTTCAGTCCGAAGCGCGACATCCTGGCGATCGCCGGCGATTTCGGTGTCAAGCTCCAGGACCTGAACCTCCCCCGATCAGTCGCCGCCCTGGAGGGCAGCAAGTCGACGTCGGCGGTCGCGTTCAGCCCCGACGACCACCTGCTCGCGACGGGTGGTTCGGACGGCACTGTCCGCCTCTTCGATGTCCAGCGGCCGGAGTCGGCGAAGCTGGTTCTGCGCGCGCCGATCGCGAACGGAGGTGTCGGCGTGCTCGCGTTCGATCCACGAGCGCCAGTGCTCCTCGTGCTCGGGGGCGGTGTCTTGTCCGTCCTGGACATCGCGGACCCCGGTAAGCCTCGCCTCGTCGTGCAGCGACCGGACTTCGGCGGTTCCGACGCGGCGATGGCGCTCAGCCACGACGCACGGCACCTCGCCAGTTCCGGCAAAGACTCAACTGTGAACCTGTGGGACTTCTCCGATCCCGCGAACCCGGTCTTGGCGTCATCCATCAACGGACACTCCAACGGGGTCACGGCGCTGGCCTTCTCACCGGACGACGGCACCCTTGCCAGTGGCAGCCTCGATGACACAGCCAGGTTGTGGAACGTCGCCGATCCCCGCCACGCCGTCCCGTACAGCACGATGGCCGGGCCATCCCTGGGCATTTCCGCGGTCGCCTACGCCCCGGACGGCAAGACGCTCGCCACCGGCGCGGGGGACGGCACGATCAGCCTGTGGAACGTGAGCGATCCGTTCCGGGTCCGGCAGCAAGCGGTTTTGCCCGGCCACACGGACGGCGTGCGAGTGCTGGCTTTCACGAGTGATTCGCGTTATCTTGCGTCAGGCAGCACCGATGGCGCGGCAGGGGACCAAGCCGTCGGCAAGGACAACAGCACCGTGCGGGTGTGGCCGGTCGCGGGCGCGGTGCGTTCCGCCGCGATGGCCCAGCTGCCGGTGGGAACGTTCGGCCCGGCGTTTTCGCCGGACGGCAGAACCCTCGCGGCCGGGTTTCCGACGACGTTGTGGGACCTGCGCGATGGTGCGCGCCCGGCACGGCTTTCCTCCGTGACGACGTTCAACCAGGGTGGTCAGACCTCGGCGTTCAGCCCGGACGGACAGGTGCTGGCGACCGGCGTACCCGCGCTCCTGTGGGACGTGACCGACCGGGGGAAGCCGCGCTCGCTCACCCCCGAAGGGCGCCAAGAGGACGGGGCCAAGACCGCCCTGTTCAGCCCGGACGGGAAGGTGTTGGCGCTTGCCGGCTACGTGACTCCGCTGCAACTGTGGACCGTGTCGGGTGGAAAGCCGAAGTTGGCCGGCGAAATCCGCCGCGACGCAGTCGGGGAGGGAGACGTGGCGTTTTCCCCGGACAGTTCACTCGTCACCGTGGCCGCCCGCGAGGGACTGACGATCTGGAACATCCGGGACCTCGCGCACCCGGAGCGGATGTCCACGATCACCACCTCCGCCGGAATAAAATCGGCGGTGTTCGCCGGCGATTCGAAAACACTGGTCACCGGCGACTCGGCCGGAACCGTCACCGTCTGGCGACTCTCGCCTGGTTCTCCTGCGCAGCTCGTTTCTTCGTCGTCGAGACACGGGGGAACCGTGCGGAGCCTGTCGGTCTACCCGGCCGGTCATCTGCTCGCCTCCGCCGACGACAACGGGAGCGTGCTCGTCTGGGACATCACCGACCCGGCGCACGTCGACGAGGTCGCGGACCTCGCCACCGGCGGTCACCGGGGTGGCCAGGACATAGCGTTCAGCCCCGACGGCCGGGTTCTCGCCGCCGTGGGTGAATCGATCACCACGCTGTGGAACACCGACGCCGCGGGAATCCTCGGCCGCAACTGCGCAGTCTCCCGGCCGATTTCCGAGAACGACTGGAACCACTACTTGCCGGACCTCCCGTTCGACCCACCATGCGAGTGA